The Gadus macrocephalus chromosome 20, ASM3116895v1 genome includes a region encoding these proteins:
- the ormdl1 gene encoding ORM1-like protein 1 — MNVGVAHSEVNPNTRVMNSRGIWLTYALGVGMLHVVLLSIPFFSVPVVWTLTNILHNFGMYVFMHAVKGTPFETPDQGKARLLTHWEQLDYGVQFTSSRKFFTISPIILYFLASFYTKYDTTHFVVNTVSLLSVLIPKLPQLHGVRIFGINKY, encoded by the exons ATGAATGTGGGCGTGGCGCACAGCGAGGTGAACCCCAACACGCGGGTGATGAACAGCCGGGGGATCTGGCTGACGTATGCCCTGGGCGTGGGGATGCTACACGTCGTGCTGCTCAGTATCCCCTTCTTCAGCGTGCCTGTGGTGTGGACGCTAACCAACATTCTGCACAATTTT gggatgTATGTGTTCATGCATGCGGTGAAGGGCACTCCATTTGAGACACCAGACCAAGGCAAGGCCAGGCTACTCACACACTGGGAGCAGCTGGACTACGGTGTGCAGTTCACCTCATCCAGAAAGTTCTTCACCATCTCCCCAATTATTCT ATACTTCCTGGCCAGTTTCTATACAAAGTACGACACGACACACTTTGTCGTAAACACCGTCTCACTTTTAAGCGTTCTAATTCCAAAGTTGCCACAACTACACGGAGTCAGAATCTTTGGCATAAACAAGTATTAA